CGAAGGTGCAACAGTATCTGCGAAAATTAACAAACACGGTCGTGGTAAAAAAATCACTGTATTTACTTACCGTCGTCGTAAAGACTCTAAACGTAAAAAAGGTCACCGTCAACCATATACTAAGTTAACAATCGACAAAATCAGCCTTTAATTATGATACGTGTTGATATTAAGTTAAATGATGACGGACAGGTTACAGACGTTATTATGGAAGGACATGCAGATTTTGCAGAACACGGACAAGACATTGTTTGTGCAGGTGCATCGGCTGTACTTTTTGGTAGTGTCAATGCTATCATAGGTTTAACTTCTGAAAGACCTGATATAGATTATAGTGATGACGGAGGCTATTTTCATTTCCGTAGCGTAGATACATCTAATGAAAAAGCACAGTTAATCTTACAATCTATGTTAATATCTTTACAAACTATCGAAGAAGAATATAAAGACTACATTAAATTAAATTATAAGTGAGGTGTAACTCATGCTTAAATTAAACTTACAATTTTTCGCATCTAAAAAAGGGGTAAGTTCTACAAAAAACGGACGTGACTCAGAATCAAAACGTTTAGGTGCTAAACGTGCAGATGGTCAATTTGTTACTGGTGGATCAATTTTATTCCGTCAACGTGGAACAAAAATTTACCCAGGTGAAAACGTAGGTCGTGGCGGCGATGACACATTATTCGCTAAAATCGACGGCGTTGTAAAATTCGAACGTAAAGGTCGCGACAAAAAACAAGTATCTGTATACGCAGTTGCTGAATAATTTGTCCACATATTCACACCAGAAGGTTGCTTCTGGTGTTTCTTTTTTATCTAAATCAATCGTTGTCGACGACTGACATAAAAGTAAAATGATTTCTAAATTATTAAAATAGTTTTGACTTCAAAAGCTTGATATTAACATATAAAATGAAAATGAGGTGAAATCATGTTTGTCGATCAAGTGAAAATATTTTTGAAAGCTGGCGATGGAGGTAACGGAATTACAGCATACCGTCGCGAAAAATACGTACCGTTCGGAGGTCCGGCCGGCGGCGATGGTGGAAGAGGTGCGTCTGTCATCTTTGAAGTGGATGAAGGCTTAAGAACCCTCATGGATTTTCGTTTCCAACGTCATTTTAAAGCAAAAAAAGGCGAGAATGGGCAAAGTAGTAATATGCACGGAAAAAATGCAGAAGACCTTGTATTAAAAGTGCCACCAGGTACTATTGTAAAAAATGTTGAAACAGAACAAACGTTAGCGGATCTCGTAGAGCATGGTCAACGTGCTACCATTGCAAAAGGTGGTCGAGGTGGTCGCGGAAATTCTCGTTTTGCGACACCTAAAAATCCAGCGCCTGATTTTAGTGAAAACGGGGAGCCTGGTGAGGAACTTGAAGTTACATTAGAACTTAAATTACTCGCTGATGTAGGTCTCGTTGGGTTTCCAAGTGTAGGTAAATCTACGCTACTCTCAATTGTATCTAAAGCCA
The sequence above is a segment of the Staphylococcus hyicus genome. Coding sequences within it:
- a CDS encoding ribosomal-processing cysteine protease Prp, whose product is MIRVDIKLNDDGQVTDVIMEGHADFAEHGQDIVCAGASAVLFGSVNAIIGLTSERPDIDYSDDGGYFHFRSVDTSNEKAQLILQSMLISLQTIEEEYKDYIKLNYK
- the rpmA gene encoding 50S ribosomal protein L27, with translation MLKLNLQFFASKKGVSSTKNGRDSESKRLGAKRADGQFVTGGSILFRQRGTKIYPGENVGRGGDDTLFAKIDGVVKFERKGRDKKQVSVYAVAE